GCGTGAGAACGTGCGCCAGCTGCGGGTTCGTTTCCATCGCCCGCGCCACCGCGGCGCCCATCTCGCCCGAGCCCATCGGGGTGTTCACTGGGCCGGGGTGCACGCTGTTGACCCGGATCGAGTGCTTCCCCAATTCCGCGGCGAACGCCCGGGCCAGGCCGGTGACCGCATGCTTGCTGGCGGTGTAGTGCACCATGAATGGCTGCTGTTTTACCCCGGCCGCCGAGCTGATCAGAATGATCGAGCCGCCGCGGCCGCCCTCGATGATCTTGTCCGCTCCGGCCATGACCGTGTTCCAGGTGCCCGTCACGTTGATGTCGAGGACATCGGCGAAGTCCTCCGGCGTGATCTCGTTCCAGGGCTGCGGCGCCGCGATGCCGGCGTTGGCCACGATGATGTCCAGTCGGCCCAGGGCGGCCACCGCGCCGTCGACGGCGTTGCGCAGTGCCGTGAGGTCGCGGGTGTCGGCAACTGAGGCGCGGATGCGGCGATTCGTGCTCTCGACTAGGCGGACGGTTTCGGCGAGGTCTTCCTCGGTGGCCGGGCTGTAGGGAACGCAGGACGGTAGCTTTGCGGCGATGTCGACCGCGATGATGTCGGCGCCCTCCTGCGCCAGGCGGACCGCATGCGCGCGCCCCTGGCCGCGCGCCGCCCCGGTGATGAAGGCGACTTTTCCCTCGAGCTTTCCTGGCATCAACGCTCCTTCGTGGTGGTGGCTCGGCCCTTGACGAGGTTCGCCCCGATGATCAGACGCTGAATCTCGCTGGTGCCCTCGTACAACCGCAGCAGCCGCACGTCGCGGTAAATGCGCTCCACGGCGACACCCCGCATATAACCGCTACCGCCGTGGATCTGGACCGCGAGATCGGCGACGTTGCCGGCCATTTCGGTGCAGAAGAGTTTGGCGGCCGACGGCGCGATGCGGCGATCCTCGCCCGTGACCCATTGGTGGGCGGCGTCGCGCACCAGCGCACGTCCGGCCATCACCCCGGTCTGCTGGTCGGCGAGCATCGCCTGGACCAGCTGGAAGCTCCCGATGGCGGCGCCGCCCTGGGTGGCGGTCGCGGCGTACGCGACGGATTCGTCGAGTGCGCGGGCGGCTAGGCCGACCGCGAGCGCGGCGATGTGTACCCGCCCGCGTGCCAGCGACGTCATCGCGGCCCGGTAGCCGACGTCTTCGCTGCCGCCGACCAGCGCCGCGGATCCGACGCGAACATCGGTGAAATTGACGTCGGCTGTCCAGGCGCCTTCCTGCCCCATCTTGGCGTCCTTGGCGCCTACTTGCACCCCGGCGGCGTCGGCGGGAACCAGGAAGACCGCGATGCCTGGACCTTGATCGTCGGCGGGACGGCTGCGCGCGAAGACCACGAACAGATCGGCGACGGGCGCGTTGGTGATGAAGCGCTTTTGTCCGTTGATCACCCAACCATCGTTCTCACGAACGGCTTTGGTGCGCAGACCGGCCGGGCTTGACCCGGCGCCGGGTTCGGTCAGCGCGAAGGAGGCGACGACGTCGCCCGACGCGATGGGCTGCAGCCACCGGGATTTCTGCTCGTCGGTGCCGAACCCGACCAGCACCTGTCCGGCGATGCCGTTGTTGGTGCCGAACATCGAACGGACCGCCAGCGACGTGTAGCCCAACTCCATCGCCAGCTCGACGTCTTGGCTTAGATTGAGCCCGAGGCCGCCCCATTCCTGGGGAATTGCGTAGCCGAACAGTCCCATTTTCTTGGCTTCGTCGCGCAGGTCGTCGGGGACCCGATCCTGCTCGAGGATTTCCTGCTCGCGCGGGACGACCGCAGTACGGACGAATCGCCGTGTCTGGGCGAGGATTTCGCGGAAATCTTCGTCCGACACTGCGGCGACGTCGGCGGTGGCCATCGACTGCACGCTCCTCTCCGGATTGGGGGCACCCCGGTCCAGAGCAGGATCCTATATCAAATACGATATTTGTTTCTGGGCCGGTGGCGACGAGAACAGTGAAGGATGGGTGGTCGAGGTGGCGTTGTTGGAAGGTCAGACCGCGGTGATCACCGGCGGTGGGCAGGGACTGGGGCTGGCCATCGCGGAACGCTTTGTCGCCGAGGGCGCGCGAGTGGTGCTCGGCGACGTCAACCTGGAGGCGACCCAGGCCGCGGCCAAGCAACTGGGCGGCGACGTGAAGGGTGACGGGGTGGCCGTCGCGGTCCGCTGTGATGTCACGCAGTCACCCGAGGTCGAATCCCTGATCCAGACCGCGGTCGACGAATTCGGCGGCCTCGACATCATGGTCAATAACGCCGGAATCACCCGCGATGCGACCATGCGCAAGATGACCGAGGAGCAGTTCGATCAGGTCATCAATGTGCATTTGAAGGGGACGTGGAATGGCACCCGGCTGGCCGCCGCGATCATGCGGGAGAACAAGCGGGGCGCGATCATCAACATGTCCTCGGTGTCGGGCAAGGTCGGCATGATCGGCCAGACGAACTATTCGGCGGCCAAGGCCGGCATTGTGGGCATGACCAAGGCTGCCGCCAAGGAACTGGCGTATCTGGGCATCCGGGTGAACGCGATTGCCCCCGGGCTGATCCGCTCCGCGATGACCGAGGCCATGCCACAACGCATTTGGGACTCGAAGGTCGCCGAGGTGCCGATGGGTCGCGCCGGTGAGCCCAGCGAGGTCGCCAGCGTGGCGCTGTTCTTGGCGTCGGACCTGTCGTCGTACATGACCGGCACGGTCCTGGAAATCACGGGCGGCCGCCACCTGTGACCGCAATGCGCGAAGTCGTGATCTGCGAACCCGTCCGCACGCCAATCGGCCGCTACGGCGGTATGTTCGCCGCGCTGAGCGCCGTCGACCTCGGCGTCACCGCGCTCAACGGACTGCTGCAGCGGACCGGGCTGGCGCCCGACGCCGTGCAGGACGTGATTTTGGGTCACTGCTATCCCAACAGCGACGCCCCGGCGATCGGACGCGTGGTGGCGTTGGATGCCGGATTGCCGGTGACCGTGCCCGGCATGCAGGTCGACCGGCGGTGTGGGTCCGGCTTACAGGCCGTCATCCAGGCCGGTCTGCAGGTGGGTAGCGGCGCCCACGACCTCGTGGTCGCGGGGGGCTGCGAAAGCATGAGCAACGTCGCCTTCTACTCCACCGACATGCGTTGGGGCGGCGCCCGCACGGGCGTTCGGGTGCATGACGGCCTGGCACGCGGACGCACCACCGCCGGCGGCCGCAACTACCCGGTTCCGGGTGGGATGCTCGAGACGGCCGAAAACCTGCGCCGCCAGTACGGCATCACCCGCCATGAACAGGACGAGTTGGCGGTGCGCTCGCATCAACGCGCCGTGGCCGCCCAAAAGGACGGTGTACTGGCCGAGGAAATCATTCCGGTCGCGGTGCCCACTCGCAGTGGGGAGGAAATCATCGACACCGATGAGCATCCGCGCGCCGAAACCTCGATGGAGTCGTTGGGAAAGCTCAAACCCGTTCTGCGCAAAGATGATCCGGAAGCCACGGTAACGGCCGGCAATGCCAGCGGGCAAAACGACGCTGCCTCCATGTGTGTGGTGACCACCCCTGACAAGGCCGCCGATGCCGGCCTGACCCCGCTGGTCCGGATGCTGTCGTGGGGGCTGGCGGGCACCGCACCCAACATCATGGGCATAGGCCCGGTGCCGGCAACTGAGGTCGCCCTGGCCAAGGCCGGTCTGCAGCTGTCGGACATCGACGTCATCGAGCTCAACGAAGCCTTCGCGGCCCAAGCACTCGCGGTGACCCGCGAGTGGAACTTCGGATCGTCCGATTTCGACCGGACCAACGTGCACGGCTCGGGAATCTCCCTGGGCCATCCGGTCGGCGCGACCGGCGGGCGCATGCTCGCCACCCTGGCGCGCGAACTGCACCGGCGCCAGGCGCGCTACGGGCTGGAGACCATGTGCATCGGCGGGGGCCAGGGGCTCGCCGCGGTTTTCGAGCGGGTCGCCTAGTCATGGGCCCGGGATTGCCGCTGGCCGGTCTCACCGTAGTCGAAGTGTCCAGTTTCGTCGCCGCCCCACTGTGCGGTTTGACGTTGAATCAGCTTGGCGCCCAGGTCATTCGGATCGATCCCATCGGCGGCGCCGCCGACGTGCAGCGCTGGCCACTGGCGCCGGACGGGACGTCGATCTACTGGACGGGGCTGAACAAGGGCAAGCGTTCGGCCACAATCGATCTGCGCTCGACGCAGGGCCAAAACCTGATCCAGCGGCTGATCGTTGAAGGTGATGGCATCGTCGTCACCAACGCCGCAGGGTTGTCGTGGCTGGGTCATGAACAACTCGCGGAAAAGCGGCCCGACGTCATCACCGTGCACCTGGTCGGCCGCGGCGACGGCTCCACCGGGGTGGACTACACCGTCAACGCCGGCGTGGGGTTCCCGCTCGTCACGGGGCCGTCCGACCATGCCGGCCCGATCAACCATGTGTTGCCGGCCTGGGACGTGTGCTGCGGGCTGTACGCCGCACTGTCCGTGGTCGCCGCGGTGCACCGCCGCGCGTGCGCCGGGGTGGGCGCACGCATCAGGCTGGCTCTGGAGGACGTCGCGCTGGCCACCGCCGGAAATCTGGGTCTACTGACCGAGCCTCAGGTGGCCGGCACCGAGCGGCAACGTTTGGGTAACGCTATCTACGGCCAGTACGGCCAGGATTTCACCACCCGCGACGGGGTGCGGTTCATGGTGGTCGCGTTGACCAACAGACACTTTCGCGACCTGGTCGAGGTGACGGGTACCGGTGCCGCGGTGTCGACGCTGGCGGATACGCTCGGCGTGGACTTTGCCACCGAGGGGGACCGGTACCGGTACCGCGACGTGCTTTCCGGCCTGTTCGCCGCGTGGTTCGCCGACCACACCGGCGACGAGGTCGTCGCGACATTGTCCCGCACCACCGTGCTGTTCGAGCGGTACCGCACCTTCGCCGAGGCCGCGACCGATCCCAAAGTGACGGCGAATCCGGTCTTTTCCGTGCTGAACCAACCGGGCGTCGGCCAATACCTGGCCCCCGGGCTGCCGGTGGCATTCGACGGCGTCCACGGCGCCAGCACTGCCGCCCCCGTCCTAGGACAGGACACCGCAGACGTCCTGATGCGGCAGCTGGGCTTGACACGCGAGGACATCGAACGCCTGGCGGCCGCCAAGACCATCGCCTGTTGAGCCCGCCACCACAGAAAGACGACCGATGACAAAGCTTGCGCAAACCCTCGGCTTGAGCGAATTCCAGACCGAGATCATCGCCACGGTGCGGCGATTCGTCGACAAGGAGGTCATACCGTACGCCGCCGAACTCGAGCGTGCGGACACCTATCCGCAGCAGATCGTCGACCAGATGCGCGAGATCGGCCTGTTCGGGTTGATGATCCCGCAGGAGTACGGGGGGCTGGGGGAGTCGCTGCTGACCTACGCGCTGTGCGTCGAGGAGCTGGCGCGGGGCTGGATGAGCGTGTCCGGCGTGCTCAACACGCACTTCATCGTCGCCTACATGCTGCGTCAGCACGGCACCGACGAGCAGAAGCAGCGTTTCCTGCCCCGCATGGCGGCCGGCGAGACCCGCGGGGCCTTCTCGATGTCGGAGCCCGAGTTGGGTTCCGACGTCGCCGCCATCCGTACCCGCGCCCGGCGCAACGACGACGGCACCTACACCATCGATGGTCAGAAGATGTGGCTGACCAATGGTGCCACCTCGACACTGGTCGCGGTGTTGGTGCGTACCGACGAGGGGTCGGACAAGCCGCACCGCAACCTCACCGCATTTCTCATCGAGAAGCCGGTCGGTTTCGGCGAAGTCGTTGCGGGCCTGCACATTCCGGGAAAAATCGACAAACTGGGCTACAAGGGAATCGAGACCACTGAGCTCATCTTCGACGGCTACCGGGCGGCCGCCCAAGACGTGCTCGGCGGCACCACGGGCCAGGGCTTCTTCCAGATGATGGACGGCATCGAGGTCGGCCGGGTGAACGTGTCGGCGCGCGCCTGCGGAGTCGGCCTTCGTGCCTTCGAGCTCGCGGTGCGCTACGCGCAACAGCGCCAGACCTTCGGTAAGCCGATCGCCGAGCATCAGGCCATCGCGTTCCAGCTGGCCGAGATGGCGACCAAAGTCGAAGCGGCACACCTGATGATGGTCAACGCGGCGCGGCTGAAGGACTCGGGGGAGCGCAACGACGTCGCCGCTGGCATGGCGAAATATCTGTGCAGCGAATACTGCACCGAGGTCACCCAGCAGAGCTTCCGCATCCACGGCGGCTACGGCTATTCCAAGG
This Mycobacterium simiae DNA region includes the following protein-coding sequences:
- a CDS encoding acyl-CoA dehydrogenase family protein, whose protein sequence is MTKLAQTLGLSEFQTEIIATVRRFVDKEVIPYAAELERADTYPQQIVDQMREIGLFGLMIPQEYGGLGESLLTYALCVEELARGWMSVSGVLNTHFIVAYMLRQHGTDEQKQRFLPRMAAGETRGAFSMSEPELGSDVAAIRTRARRNDDGTYTIDGQKMWLTNGATSTLVAVLVRTDEGSDKPHRNLTAFLIEKPVGFGEVVAGLHIPGKIDKLGYKGIETTELIFDGYRAAAQDVLGGTTGQGFFQMMDGIEVGRVNVSARACGVGLRAFELAVRYAQQRQTFGKPIAEHQAIAFQLAEMATKVEAAHLMMVNAARLKDSGERNDVAAGMAKYLCSEYCTEVTQQSFRIHGGYGYSKEYEIERLMRDAPFLLIGEGTSEIQKNIISKRLLAEYQV
- a CDS encoding mycofactocin-coupled SDR family oxidoreductase, giving the protein MPGKLEGKVAFITGAARGQGRAHAVRLAQEGADIIAVDIAAKLPSCVPYSPATEEDLAETVRLVESTNRRIRASVADTRDLTALRNAVDGAVAALGRLDIIVANAGIAAPQPWNEITPEDFADVLDINVTGTWNTVMAGADKIIEGGRGGSIILISSAAGVKQQPFMVHYTASKHAVTGLARAFAAELGKHSIRVNSVHPGPVNTPMGSGEMGAAVARAMETNPQLAHVLTPFLPDWVAEPEEIADTVCWLASDESRKVTAAQIRIDQGSSQY
- a CDS encoding acyl-CoA dehydrogenase family protein, which encodes MATADVAAVSDEDFREILAQTRRFVRTAVVPREQEILEQDRVPDDLRDEAKKMGLFGYAIPQEWGGLGLNLSQDVELAMELGYTSLAVRSMFGTNNGIAGQVLVGFGTDEQKSRWLQPIASGDVVASFALTEPGAGSSPAGLRTKAVRENDGWVINGQKRFITNAPVADLFVVFARSRPADDQGPGIAVFLVPADAAGVQVGAKDAKMGQEGAWTADVNFTDVRVGSAALVGGSEDVGYRAAMTSLARGRVHIAALAVGLAARALDESVAYAATATQGGAAIGSFQLVQAMLADQQTGVMAGRALVRDAAHQWVTGEDRRIAPSAAKLFCTEMAGNVADLAVQIHGGSGYMRGVAVERIYRDVRLLRLYEGTSEIQRLIIGANLVKGRATTTKER
- the fabG gene encoding 3-oxoacyl-ACP reductase FabG; translated protein: MVEVALLEGQTAVITGGGQGLGLAIAERFVAEGARVVLGDVNLEATQAAAKQLGGDVKGDGVAVAVRCDVTQSPEVESLIQTAVDEFGGLDIMVNNAGITRDATMRKMTEEQFDQVINVHLKGTWNGTRLAAAIMRENKRGAIINMSSVSGKVGMIGQTNYSAAKAGIVGMTKAAAKELAYLGIRVNAIAPGLIRSAMTEAMPQRIWDSKVAEVPMGRAGEPSEVASVALFLASDLSSYMTGTVLEITGGRHL
- a CDS encoding acetyl-CoA C-acetyltransferase; the encoded protein is MTAMREVVICEPVRTPIGRYGGMFAALSAVDLGVTALNGLLQRTGLAPDAVQDVILGHCYPNSDAPAIGRVVALDAGLPVTVPGMQVDRRCGSGLQAVIQAGLQVGSGAHDLVVAGGCESMSNVAFYSTDMRWGGARTGVRVHDGLARGRTTAGGRNYPVPGGMLETAENLRRQYGITRHEQDELAVRSHQRAVAAQKDGVLAEEIIPVAVPTRSGEEIIDTDEHPRAETSMESLGKLKPVLRKDDPEATVTAGNASGQNDAASMCVVTTPDKAADAGLTPLVRMLSWGLAGTAPNIMGIGPVPATEVALAKAGLQLSDIDVIELNEAFAAQALAVTREWNFGSSDFDRTNVHGSGISLGHPVGATGGRMLATLARELHRRQARYGLETMCIGGGQGLAAVFERVA
- a CDS encoding CoA transferase translates to MGPGLPLAGLTVVEVSSFVAAPLCGLTLNQLGAQVIRIDPIGGAADVQRWPLAPDGTSIYWTGLNKGKRSATIDLRSTQGQNLIQRLIVEGDGIVVTNAAGLSWLGHEQLAEKRPDVITVHLVGRGDGSTGVDYTVNAGVGFPLVTGPSDHAGPINHVLPAWDVCCGLYAALSVVAAVHRRACAGVGARIRLALEDVALATAGNLGLLTEPQVAGTERQRLGNAIYGQYGQDFTTRDGVRFMVVALTNRHFRDLVEVTGTGAAVSTLADTLGVDFATEGDRYRYRDVLSGLFAAWFADHTGDEVVATLSRTTVLFERYRTFAEAATDPKVTANPVFSVLNQPGVGQYLAPGLPVAFDGVHGASTAAPVLGQDTADVLMRQLGLTREDIERLAAAKTIAC